One window of Papaver somniferum cultivar HN1 chromosome 9, ASM357369v1, whole genome shotgun sequence genomic DNA carries:
- the LOC113308219 gene encoding F-box/kelch-repeat protein At3g23880-like: MAKLRDQDIISNIIIRLPVKSILQFRCVSKAWCKLLKDPDFVKKHLSHAIEMNKFSVMMHPCYDLHEKAHALAYDPFSSTLSNPASINYPLARTFWGTCNGLICLTTTSEKDVVLWNPTTKEFKEVPIESADDFSNYKHGFGYGDEIDDFKVVSFVGFEDVYFSEVRVYTLKSNSWRRLENIPYLLCHGEMDMSQVSVHGAMHWLALSDTEPDKVIVSFDFKDDKFDEMPLPSFFHDEYAETNLCPLGGSLCLHGSIYGCIDVWEMKEFAVTESWVKLFTIPYQADPRQLVPLQVVKNGEILLGYDDRKGYHLDLYDLKHGTSINLKAYANWGWYFSVTFAYVESLLPLNSGTYVGQREIERKRLQRQGMAKLQDKNILLNILVRLPVKSILRFRCVSKAWCKLLENPKFVKKTLEPCY, from the exons ATGGCGAAACTACGAGATCAGGATATCATATCAAACATCATCATTAGGTTGCCTGTGAAATCGATCTTACAGTTCAGGTGTGTATCCAAAGCCTGGTGCAAGTTATTGAAAGACCCTGATTTTGTGAAAAAGCACCTGAGTCACGCAATTGAAATGAACAAATTTAGTGTAATGATGCACCCATGTTACGATCTTCATGAAAAAGCCCACGCTTTAGCTTATGATCCATTTTCATCTACATTGAGTAACCCTGCTAGTATAAATTATCCTTTGGCAAGAACATTTTGGGGAACTTGTAATGGCTTGATTTGTTTAACCACCACTAGTGAGAAGGATGTTGTCCTTTGGAATCCAACTACCAAGGAGTTTAAGGAAGTACCAATAGAGTCAGCAGATGATTTTAGTAACTATAAACATGGATTTGGTTACGGTGATGAGATTGATGATTTTAAGGTTGTAAGTTTTGTGGGGTTTGAAGATGTTTATTTTTCTGAAGTTCGGGTATACACACTTAAATCTAATTCATGGAGAAGGCTTGAGAACATACCTTATTTGCTTTGCCATGGAGAAATGGACATGTCTCAAGTAAGTGTTCATGGAGCTATGCATTGGTTAGCATTATCTGACACTGAGCCCGACAAAGTGATAGTCTCTTTTGATTTCAAGGATGACAAATTCGATGAGATGCCCCTACCCAGCTTTTTCCATGATGAATACGCTGAAACAAATTTGTGTCCATTGGGAGGATCCCTTTGCTTACATGGTTCTATTTACGGTTGCATTGATGTATGGGAGATGAAGGAGTTTGCAGTGACTGAATCTTGGGTTAAACTCTTCACCATTCCTTACCAAGCAGATCCCAGACAGTTGGTTCCACTTCAGGTTGTCAAGAATGGCGAGATTTTATTAGGATATGACGACAGGAAAGGTTATCACCTGGATTTGTATGACCTAAAGCATGGAACATCCATAAATCTTAAGGCTTATGCTAACTGGGGTTGGTACTTTAGTGTTACCTTTGCCTATGTGGAGAGCCTTTTACCGCTTAATTCAGGTACTTATGTCGGGCAACGGGAAATAGAAAGGAAAAGACTTCAAAGACAGG GAATGGCGAAACTCCAAGATAAGAACATCTTACTGAACATCCTTGTTAGGTTGCCCGTGAAGTCAATCTTACGGTTCAGGTGTGTGTCGAAAGCCTGGTGCAAACTACTGGAAAACCCGAAGTTTGTGAAAAAAACACTTGAACCATGCTATTGA
- the LOC113308663 gene encoding uncharacterized protein LOC113308663, with the protein MASSSSSKIHLFKKSAIGAGTPEYYYLDPSDNLMKIKSAWRVVEHEDFFVLSVDLFAIGDLVLFGPEAEEYEIQIAVVLENKIKAARFKHKDGMKVFKIKTNPNIIKKINVEDDTTYRVLPEDPSKLVIRVMIFKLKLKNQSSKNR; encoded by the exons atggcttcttcttcttcttcaaaaatcCACCTCTTCAAGAAATCAG CAATTGGAGCTGGAACCCCTGAATATTACTATCTGGATCCATCTGATAacttgatgaagataaaatctgcCTGGAGGGTCGTTGAACATgaagatttttttgttttgagtGTCGATTTGTTTGCTATTGGAGATCTAGTTTTGTTTGGGCCAGAGGCAGAAGAATATGAAATTCAAATTGCTGTTGTTTTAGAAAACAAGATAAAGGCTGCTCGTTTTAAACACAAGGATGGGATGAAGGTCTTTAAAATTAAGACGAATCCAAATATCATCAAGAAGATAAATGTTGAGGATGATACTACTTACAGAGTGCTTCCTGAGGACCCCTCAAAGCTGGTAATTAGGGTCATGATTTTCAAACTCAAGCTGAAGAATCAGAGCAGTAAGAATCGCTGA
- the LOC113309383 gene encoding F-box/kelch-repeat protein At3g06240-like: MASETYKVIVSFEFKDDRFDEMPLPSFCDEYSEANLCSLGGSLCLLGSMHRGRIDVWEMKAYGVTESWEKNFTVEQATICKFFGHLIPLQFVNNDNVLLGYDTGLDFCLDMYDLKRGTSINLKAHDDFDSYSSTTSIYVESLVSLDSSTYVGQDDQSEGKESESDDDSEEEDSEDDDDSEEEEQGEEDIETKKERLRTWEKYGIPFMNIGDVNDGKEEEGEDYNSVEEDIKNKKKKAKLM, encoded by the exons ATGGCATCCGAGACCTACAAAGTCATAGTCTCTTTTGAATTCAAGGATGACAGATTCGATGAGATGCCCCTACCCAGCTTTTGTGATGAATACTCTGAAGCAAATTTGTGTTCATTGGGAGGGTCCCTTTGCTTACTTGGTTCTATGCACCGAGGTCGCATTGATGTATGGGAGATGAAGGCCTATGGAGTGACAGAATCTTGGGAAAAGAATTTCACCGTTGAGCAAGCAACAATCTGCAAGTTCTTTGGACACTTGATTCCACTTCAGTTTGTTAACAATGACAATGTTTTATTAGGATATGACACGGGTCTCGATTTTTGTCTGGATATGTATGACTTAAAGCGTGGAACTTCGATAAATCTCAAGGCTCATGATGACTTTGATTCATACTCTTCTACTACCTCCATTTATGTGGAGAGCCTTGTATCGCTTGATTCTAGCACTTATGTTGGGCAAGATGATCAGTCAGAAGGCAAAGAGTCAGAAAGTGATGATGATTCAGAAGAGGAAGACTCGGAAGATGATGACGACTCAGAAGAAGAGGAGCAGGGAGAAGAAGATATTGAGACGAAAAAGGAAAGACTGCGAACATGGG AAAAGTATGGGATTCCTTTCATGAACATTGGTGATGTCAATGAtggcaaagaagaagaaggcgAAGACTACAATAGTGTAGAAGAGGATAtcaagaacaaaaagaagaaagcgAAGTTGAT GTAG